The following coding sequences lie in one Glycine soja cultivar W05 chromosome 16, ASM419377v2, whole genome shotgun sequence genomic window:
- the LOC114390295 gene encoding abscisic acid 8'-hydroxylase CYP707A2-like isoform X1, with amino-acid sequence MELSTIMLCLFASFLSILLFKSLIKPFFFSSKGRQLPLPPGTMGLPYIGETFQMYSQDPNVFFATKIKRYGSMFKSHILGYPCVMISDPEAAKFVLNKAQLFKPTFPASKERMLGKQAIFFHQGAYHANLRKLVLRTFMPEAIKDKVSNIESIALSCLKSWEGKMITTFLEMKTFTFNVALLSIFGKDENLYGEALKRCYCTLERGYNSMPINLPGTLFHKAMKARKELAQILAQIISTRRNMKQDHNNDLLGSFMSEKAGLTDEQIADNIIGAIFAARDTTATVLTWIVKYLGENPSVLEAVTEEQESLLRGKEESGEKMGLNWSDTKNMPVTSRVIQETLRIASILSFTFREAVEDVEFQGYLIPKRWKVLPLFRNIHHSPDNFKEPEKFDPSRFEVAPKPNTFMPFGNGTRACPGNELANLEILVFLHHLTTKYRWSLIGAKNGIQYGPFAIPQNGLPITLYPKN; translated from the exons ATGGAACTCAGCACTATTATGTTGTGCTTGTTTGCTTCTTTCCTATCCATTCTTCTGTTCAAATCACTCATCaaacctttcttcttctcttccaaAGGGAGACAATTGCCACTTCCTCCTGGGACCATGGGTTTGCCTTACATAGGAGAAACCTTCCAAATGTATTCTCAAGACCCAAATGTTTTTTTTGCCACAAAAATCAAGAG GTATGGCTCCATGTTTAAGTCACACATTTTGGGTTATCCTTGTGTGATGATTTCTGACCCAGAAGCAGCAAAGTTTGTGCTGAACAAAGCTCAACTCTTCAAACCAACATTTCCTGCAAGCAAAGAGAGGATGTTGGGAAAGCAAGCAATTTTCTTTCACCAAGGAGCATACCATGCTAACCTTAGAAAGCTTGTTCTTCGCACCTTCATGCCTGAGGCCATCAAAGACAAAGTCTCTAACATTGAATCCATTGCCCTAAGTTGCCTCAAATCATGGGAAGGAAAAATGATCACAACTTTCCTTGAAATGAAAACC TTTACCTTCAATGTGGCCCTGCTTTCAATTTTTGGAAAGGATGAAAACCTCTATGGAGAAGCTCTGAAGAGATGCTACTGCACCCTCGAGAGAGGGTACAATTCAATGCCAATAAACCTTCCAGGAACACTGTTCCACAAGGCCATGAAGGCAAGGAAAGAGCTTGCACAGATCTTGGCTCAAATCATCTCAACAAGGAGGAACATGAAGCAAGATCACAACAACGACTTGTTGGGCTCGTTCATGAGTGAAAAAGCAGGACTCACTGATGAGCAAATAGCAGATAACATCATTGGTGCTATTTTCGCTGCTCGTGACACCACTGCCACtgtacttacttggattgttaaGTACCTTGGTGAAAATCCGAGTGTCCTAGAAGCTGTAACT GAAGAGCAAGAGTCCTTATTAAGAGGCAAGGAAGAAAGTGGAGAAAAAATGGGTCTGAATTGGTCAGACACAAAAAATATGCCAGTGACATCCAGGGTGATACAAGAGACTCTAAGAATAGCatcaattttgtcttttacTTTCAGAGAAGCTGTAGAGGATGTTGAATTTCAAG ggTATCTCATACCAAAAAGATGGAAAGTATTACCCCTTTTTAGAAACATCCACCACAGTCCAGACAACTTCAAAGAGCCAGAGAAGTTTGATCCTTCAAGATTTGAG GTTGCTCCAAAACCCAATACTTTTATGCCATTTGGCAATGGGACACGTGCATGTCCTGGCAATGAATTAGCCAACTTGGAGATTTTGGTGTTTTTACATCACCTAACCACAAAATACAG GTGGTCTTTGATAGGTGCAAAAAATGGGATTCAATATGGCCCTTTTGCCATTCCACAGAATGGATTGCCCATAACACTATATCCCAAGAATTAA
- the LOC114390295 gene encoding abscisic acid 8'-hydroxylase CYP707A2-like isoform X2, which yields MELSTIMLCLFASFLSILLFKSLIKPFFFSSKGRQLPLPPGTMGLPYIGETFQMYSQDPNVFFATKIKRYGSMFKSHILGYPCVMISDPEAAKFVLNKAQLFKPTFPASKERMLGKQAIFFHQGAYHANLRKLVLRTFMPEAIKDKVSNIESIALSCLKSWEGKMITTFLEMKTFTFNVALLSIFGKDENLYGEALKRCYCTLERGYNSMPINLPGTLFHKAMKARKELAQILAQIISTRRNMKQDHNNDLLGSFMSEKAGLTDEQIADNIIGAIFAARDTTATVLTWIVKYLGENPSVLEAVTEEQESLLRGKEESGEKMGLNWSDTKNMPVTSRVIQETLRIASILSFTFREAVEDVEFQGYLIPKRWKVLPLFRNIHHSPDNFKEPEKFDPSRFE from the exons ATGGAACTCAGCACTATTATGTTGTGCTTGTTTGCTTCTTTCCTATCCATTCTTCTGTTCAAATCACTCATCaaacctttcttcttctcttccaaAGGGAGACAATTGCCACTTCCTCCTGGGACCATGGGTTTGCCTTACATAGGAGAAACCTTCCAAATGTATTCTCAAGACCCAAATGTTTTTTTTGCCACAAAAATCAAGAG GTATGGCTCCATGTTTAAGTCACACATTTTGGGTTATCCTTGTGTGATGATTTCTGACCCAGAAGCAGCAAAGTTTGTGCTGAACAAAGCTCAACTCTTCAAACCAACATTTCCTGCAAGCAAAGAGAGGATGTTGGGAAAGCAAGCAATTTTCTTTCACCAAGGAGCATACCATGCTAACCTTAGAAAGCTTGTTCTTCGCACCTTCATGCCTGAGGCCATCAAAGACAAAGTCTCTAACATTGAATCCATTGCCCTAAGTTGCCTCAAATCATGGGAAGGAAAAATGATCACAACTTTCCTTGAAATGAAAACC TTTACCTTCAATGTGGCCCTGCTTTCAATTTTTGGAAAGGATGAAAACCTCTATGGAGAAGCTCTGAAGAGATGCTACTGCACCCTCGAGAGAGGGTACAATTCAATGCCAATAAACCTTCCAGGAACACTGTTCCACAAGGCCATGAAGGCAAGGAAAGAGCTTGCACAGATCTTGGCTCAAATCATCTCAACAAGGAGGAACATGAAGCAAGATCACAACAACGACTTGTTGGGCTCGTTCATGAGTGAAAAAGCAGGACTCACTGATGAGCAAATAGCAGATAACATCATTGGTGCTATTTTCGCTGCTCGTGACACCACTGCCACtgtacttacttggattgttaaGTACCTTGGTGAAAATCCGAGTGTCCTAGAAGCTGTAACT GAAGAGCAAGAGTCCTTATTAAGAGGCAAGGAAGAAAGTGGAGAAAAAATGGGTCTGAATTGGTCAGACACAAAAAATATGCCAGTGACATCCAGGGTGATACAAGAGACTCTAAGAATAGCatcaattttgtcttttacTTTCAGAGAAGCTGTAGAGGATGTTGAATTTCAAG ggTATCTCATACCAAAAAGATGGAAAGTATTACCCCTTTTTAGAAACATCCACCACAGTCCAGACAACTTCAAAGAGCCAGAGAAGTTTGATCCTTCAAGATTTGAG TAG